From the Chloroflexota bacterium genome, the window TCAATTTGAGCCGCCAGCTCAATGCGCTCTTTTAGGGAGATAGGGGGCCGATAACCACCTGTGCAAAAGCGATCAATGCAGGGGCTAAATGGTATTAGATTTGTTGACCACTTCATTCCATCGCTCCTCAAAAACAGTTAGGATAGCCTTTCTCTCTGGCTCGGACAGGAAAGCACCATTCAAGGCATTGAGAACAGTCTTCTTTATTTCAGGCAGACCCCACCCAAACTCCTCAACTAACAGCTCGTATTCATGGGTGAGGTCAGTGCCAGCTACGGTAGGATCATCCGTATTGACTGTGACGGCCAATCCCTGGGCCAGAAAGCGATCAATCGGATGTTGGCTTAAGGATTCGGCGGCACCCGTTTGGACGTTACTCGTTGGGCACATCTCCAAGGTGACCCCTTTGTCTCCCACCTCTCGGAGCAGGAGGGGATCCTCGGCCAATCTAACCCCATGACCCAGTCTCTCTGCATAGAGTATATCTAGCGCTTCCCTGATGCTCTCCGGCCCAGCTCCTTCACCGGCATGGACGGTGCGATGCAATCCAGCGTCATACGCCCTTCGAAAGGCTTCTCGATGTGGATAACCGGGGTAGCCAGTTTCATCGCCGGCCAGGTCAACACCGACCACTTTATTTATCCCCTGATTGGCGATGGCCAGCTTGACGATCTCTGTGCTGAGCTCCGGCGGCTCGTCGCGGCGGCAGACGAGGATAAGACCACTCTTCAGCCCGAAATTCTTTTCCGCTCTCGTCAGGCCATTCGCCACTGCCCGCAGGGCCTCTTGGTAAGATAAACCGCCTCGGGTACATGATTGGGGAGCAAATTTAACCTCGGCGTAGATGACATTCTGTTTGGCCAGGTCCTCGATCAGTTCGTAAGAGATTCTCTCCAAGGACTCTGCATCCTGCATCACCGCGAAAGCCATATCTATCCGGCTAAGGTAGGCGGCCAGCGGCAGACGCATCTCGGAAGAACCCTGCCATTCCTCAAATGCGTCTGATAATGGCAGACCTCTCTGTCGTAAAAGTTCTTTGATCGTGGTTAAGCGCAGGGCCCCAACGGAATGGAGATGCAATTCCGCTTTGGGAAGGCGCTGTATCATCTCTCTATTAAGGACTGTCATAGGTTCCCTCCTTGCAATCTACGAACCAGCTCAATTTGGCGTTCAAGGTGGTGCAGGTTATTCGCTACGGCTTGAAACATCTGTTCAGCCAGGGAAAGGTTATCTATACTGTTTACCTGTTCCACCAGCTCAATCCAGCGGCGGGGGATGGCCTCCACGCCGCTAAAGGCGCCGGCGATGGCTCCCGCTATCGTGCCGATGGTGTCGCAGTCTCGCCCAAAGTTAGCGGCATAAAGCACTGCCGTCTCAGGCCGACCCCGGGCCAGATAAAAGAGGGCTAAGGCACAGGGGACAGCCTCGCGAGGGTCCACGGTATCCTCGTATCCCTCTGGGAAAATGCGCGGCCAGGGCATCAGGTATCTATTGTAGAACTGCTCGCGAAAGACAGTGTACTCCCTGCACTCGCGGGCCAGGGATATGGCCCTTTCGACATAGGGTCTGAATCCAGCCCCATCCAGATACACCACCGCCGCCTCACCGACCGAATCTGGGGTAGCCTCGGGGTTAAAAGCCTCCGCCACCGCAGCGGCCACGGCACAGGCGGCCTCCTGAGGGAACCCAGAATGAATCAGGGAGCTTACTTCGTAGGCATCCAACACGGCCTGCTGGGGATTGCAGGCGTTAATGATACCGACTGGAGCGATGGCCATAGCTGAGCTGTTGCTGATCATGTTGCCCCGTCCAATCTCCCGGGGTGGTAGATTGCCCAGCATGAGCTTATAATAAGAGTTCTGGACCGGCACGTAGAAATCCCTCGGATTCATCTCTTCCCGCCAGACCTCAGCCATATCGGCTGCTGTAACCCTGCCCCCCTTCTTGATGATAGCCCGACAGAGGAGATGCTTCAAGATAGTGTCGTCAGTACAGCTACCGGCTGGCCTACCCTTATGGATAGCGGCCGTCTCACCATAAGGGAGCAGGTCCCGCACCTCGCCGAATAACCGCTGAATGGTCTTGTAGTGCATCATCTCCGTTGGGCCACCCATCGCATCACCAATGGCCCCACCAGCTAGACAGCCATGAATCTTGCTAAACAATATGCTCGAGTGGTAAGATTCCATTAATGACCTCCCGAACGAGATACAGGGCATTAGGAAAATCCCGCCCCGCCCCAAACCTCGGGTTTCAGAGCCCTCACCCCCTAGAGAGGCTTCGCTCCTCTCTCTAGCAGGGAACAAGAAACCATCAGCGCCTCGGATCCTACGAGGTTTGCTCTATGCGCTCCTGCCGGCTCCCCCTGACCCTCTGGCGAGGCACTCTACAAAGCGATCAACCAAACGGCGTCCATCCACTTTAAGGCAGACATTAACATTGGGCGGTTTGCCCAACCGCCCGCGAAAATCAGCCACCGTCTGCCCATAGGTGATCATCCCCTTCGTCTCCACAGTTAAATATAGCTTCTTGACCGTAAACAGGGTTGGGTCAAGGGCATAGGCCACAGCAGGAACATCGTTAAAATGCATCCAAGGGCCTGCACCGTACAAGGTATACCCCTCAGCGCCAATATATCCCTGGCGCTCGCCAAGCATATGTTTTCGGCTTATAGCCGTCAGGAAATCGGTCATGGGGGTATGAGCAGCTCCGATAACAGCCATCTGCTCTTCAGTTACGTAGCAATGCTCGCAGACATCCAACCCTATCTGGGTCAAGGGCATCCCCGATTCACAAACGATATAGGCTGCCTCCGGATCGTTGTACATGTTGGCCGAGGCCACCGGGGTAGCGTTACCCATAGCAAAGATTGCTCCACCCATATAGATAACCTCCCTGACATTTTGAGCTATCTGCGGCTCCAGGCTCACGGCTAAGGCAAGGTTGGTCAGCGGGCCGAGGGCGATGACGGTTATCTCACCCGGCGCTTCCATAATTCGTGTGATGATCTGCTCAGCAGCCCGTCCAGGAGCCAGACAGCTGTGTGGTGGAGCGAAGGAGACGTCACCAAGCCCATCATCACCGTGAACGCGCTTGCCATATCTTGGCTCTTTCAACAGAGGCCTGGCCGCGCCTTGATATACAGGGATGTCTGACCTCCCAGCGACCTCCAGAACCTTCAAGGCATTGCGACTGC encodes:
- a CDS encoding ADP-ribosylglycohydrolase family protein, whose product is MESYHSSILFSKIHGCLAGGAIGDAMGGPTEMMHYKTIQRLFGEVRDLLPYGETAAIHKGRPAGSCTDDTILKHLLCRAIIKKGGRVTAADMAEVWREEMNPRDFYVPVQNSYYKLMLGNLPPREIGRGNMISNSSAMAIAPVGIINACNPQQAVLDAYEVSSLIHSGFPQEAACAVAAAVAEAFNPEATPDSVGEAAVVYLDGAGFRPYVERAISLARECREYTVFREQFYNRYLMPWPRIFPEGYEDTVDPREAVPCALALFYLARGRPETAVLYAANFGRDCDTIGTIAGAIAGAFSGVEAIPRRWIELVEQVNSIDNLSLAEQMFQAVANNLHHLERQIELVRRLQGGNL
- the add gene encoding adenosine deaminase yields the protein MTVLNREMIQRLPKAELHLHSVGALRLTTIKELLRQRGLPLSDAFEEWQGSSEMRLPLAAYLSRIDMAFAVMQDAESLERISYELIEDLAKQNVIYAEVKFAPQSCTRGGLSYQEALRAVANGLTRAEKNFGLKSGLILVCRRDEPPELSTEIVKLAIANQGINKVVGVDLAGDETGYPGYPHREAFRRAYDAGLHRTVHAGEGAGPESIREALDILYAERLGHGVRLAEDPLLLREVGDKGVTLEMCPTSNVQTGAAESLSQHPIDRFLAQGLAVTVNTDDPTVAGTDLTHEYELLVEEFGWGLPEIKKTVLNALNGAFLSEPERKAILTVFEERWNEVVNKSNTI
- a CDS encoding nucleoside hydrolase, with translation MKRVIIDTDPGIDDTAAIFFALSSGQLQVEALTTVYGNVEIEQCSRNALKVLEVAGRSDIPVYQGAARPLLKEPRYGKRVHGDDGLGDVSFAPPHSCLAPGRAAEQIITRIMEAPGEITVIALGPLTNLALAVSLEPQIAQNVREVIYMGGAIFAMGNATPVASANMYNDPEAAYIVCESGMPLTQIGLDVCEHCYVTEEQMAVIGAAHTPMTDFLTAISRKHMLGERQGYIGAEGYTLYGAGPWMHFNDVPAVAYALDPTLFTVKKLYLTVETKGMITYGQTVADFRGRLGKPPNVNVCLKVDGRRLVDRFVECLARGSGGAGRSA